A region of Deltaproteobacteria bacterium DNA encodes the following proteins:
- a CDS encoding P-II family nitrogen regulator, with the protein MKKIEAIIKPYKLDEVKDAIVELGINGMTISEVKGFGRQKGHKEIYRGAEYVVDFVPVIKLEVVVPSDLASRVADAIREKAYTGKLGDGKIFILPVDKAIRIRTGEEDEHAV; encoded by the coding sequence ATGAAAAAGATTGAGGCCATTATCAAGCCCTACAAACTGGATGAAGTCAAGGATGCGATCGTGGAGCTCGGTATCAACGGCATGACTATCAGCGAGGTCAAGGGTTTCGGCCGGCAAAAAGGACACAAGGAAATCTACCGGGGGGCTGAATACGTCGTGGACTTCGTACCCGTCATCAAACTGGAAGTGGTCGTCCCATCGGACCTGGCCTCCAGGGTCGCTGATGCCATTCGTGAGAAGGCCTATACAGGCAAGCTGGGAGACGGGAAGATCTTCATCCTCCCGGTTGATAAGGCGATCCGGATCCGGACCGGTGAAGAGGATGAACATGCCGTGTAG
- the glnD gene encoding [protein-PII] uridylyltransferase: protein MKEFAQSREELFLRFSRGDVSWDFLEYYTEIVDEYFRKSLEEESQGPLHKRHSFALVALGGYGRRELCYHSDIDVMVLFKDRVPQAASALSERLLYPLWDLGLEIGYAFRTIKDCLSLAREDFTVLTSLIDGRFVCGDFPLFLSLMEEFRNKVIKRQASAFSRWLAAETHKRMAEFGDASYLLEPNLKYGTGGLRDYHAMLWLAKFFFDAKDPRDLEYSGILSHIEYRELLGCLRFIWLVRNHLHRLSRRKNDRLHFEYQPRIAGVMDFRGTRRLLPVEAFLGRLHASMAALKSFHRSFLDSHLTEQTRRSRGKERPREISPGIHLHHGEVAFDSATAIPADPILLLEIFEAAARLGTPLSLDAKRLVKEFIHLVDEPFRTSAETGSLFLGLLEQEGAFETLDQMLETGFLEALIPEFREIRDHIQFDNYHVYPVGRHALQTFRKIKEVAAEGELLLPDILSDLNDPVPLYLAALLHDIGKGRRDHSVAGAGIAARILDRLGYDKNKQKDILFLIRNHLLLAKTATRRDLNDEKAIVSCARIIGTIPRLKMLYLLTWADSKATGPRAWNEWIANLVQELFFRLLHVLEKGELATPVADMKTKETLGELRHLLAERMEPHDLDRTLDSLSLRYCLDISPSTIAHHINLLLDAGWPFEKKDPGRFSLEAREERSEGAWEVTVLAMDRPGLFSDIAGVLALNGINILSAHIYTWEDGTAVDIFRVTPPLDPLRQTQAWERVRRDLKETFEGRLHLSERLKEKGRSSFLRSPRTSLKKPQVIIDNEASDFFTLIEVFADDRIGLLHDITRRLFELGITIRIAKVATKVDQVADIFYVRDQEGRKLTEKERVEEIRSALLEVISSGQSLDILLDGSQKS from the coding sequence ATGAAAGAATTCGCTCAATCCAGAGAAGAACTTTTCCTGCGGTTCTCCAGAGGTGATGTTTCATGGGACTTCCTTGAATACTACACGGAGATCGTGGACGAGTACTTTCGAAAAAGCCTTGAGGAAGAATCCCAGGGTCCCTTGCACAAAAGACATTCATTCGCCCTGGTGGCCCTTGGGGGTTATGGACGACGGGAACTCTGCTACCACTCCGACATCGACGTCATGGTTCTTTTCAAGGATCGGGTACCCCAGGCGGCCTCAGCACTCTCTGAAAGATTGCTTTATCCCCTTTGGGACCTGGGCCTTGAAATCGGGTACGCCTTCAGGACCATCAAGGATTGCCTTTCCCTTGCCAGGGAGGACTTCACCGTCCTGACTTCCCTGATCGACGGCCGCTTTGTCTGCGGAGATTTCCCATTGTTCCTCTCTCTCATGGAGGAGTTCCGGAACAAGGTCATCAAACGGCAGGCCTCGGCTTTTTCAAGGTGGTTGGCAGCGGAGACCCACAAACGGATGGCCGAGTTCGGGGATGCCAGCTATCTGCTCGAACCCAACCTGAAATATGGAACAGGAGGTTTGAGGGACTACCATGCCATGTTATGGCTGGCCAAGTTCTTTTTTGACGCGAAGGATCCCAGGGATCTCGAATATTCCGGGATCCTGTCCCACATCGAATACCGGGAACTCCTGGGCTGTCTCCGTTTCATTTGGCTGGTTCGAAACCACCTTCACCGTCTTTCCAGGAGAAAAAACGACCGGCTTCACTTTGAATACCAACCCCGCATCGCCGGGGTGATGGATTTCCGGGGGACCCGCAGGCTTCTTCCCGTGGAGGCCTTCCTCGGCAGGCTCCATGCCTCTATGGCGGCCCTCAAGTCCTTCCACCGGTCCTTCCTGGACAGCCACCTTACGGAGCAGACCAGACGATCGAGGGGGAAGGAGCGGCCAAGAGAGATCTCACCCGGCATCCACCTTCACCACGGTGAAGTAGCCTTTGATTCGGCTACAGCCATACCTGCCGACCCCATTCTTCTACTGGAAATTTTCGAGGCCGCCGCACGTCTGGGAACTCCCCTCTCACTTGATGCCAAACGCCTTGTGAAAGAATTTATCCACCTCGTGGATGAGCCCTTCAGGACATCGGCCGAGACCGGAAGCCTCTTCCTCGGCCTGCTCGAACAGGAGGGGGCCTTCGAGACCCTGGACCAGATGCTGGAGACCGGGTTCCTGGAGGCATTAATCCCCGAGTTCCGGGAAATCAGAGACCACATCCAGTTCGATAACTACCACGTCTATCCCGTTGGAAGGCATGCCCTTCAAACCTTCAGGAAGATCAAAGAAGTAGCCGCCGAAGGGGAACTCCTGCTTCCCGATATCCTGTCGGACCTAAACGATCCGGTGCCTCTCTATCTCGCGGCCCTTCTCCATGATATCGGGAAAGGCAGGCGGGACCATTCCGTCGCCGGGGCCGGGATCGCGGCCCGAATCCTGGACCGCTTAGGGTACGACAAGAACAAGCAGAAGGACATCCTCTTCCTGATCCGAAATCATCTGCTGCTGGCCAAGACGGCCACGAGAAGGGATCTCAACGACGAGAAGGCCATCGTAAGCTGCGCCAGGATTATCGGGACGATCCCCCGCTTGAAGATGCTCTATCTGCTGACTTGGGCCGATTCAAAGGCCACCGGCCCCAGGGCGTGGAACGAGTGGATCGCAAACCTCGTACAGGAATTGTTTTTCAGACTTCTTCATGTCCTTGAAAAAGGAGAACTCGCCACCCCGGTGGCCGACATGAAAACGAAGGAGACCCTGGGCGAGCTCCGTCACCTCCTGGCCGAACGGATGGAACCCCATGACCTGGACCGGACCCTTGACTCCCTCTCCCTGCGTTATTGTCTTGATATTTCTCCTTCCACAATCGCTCACCACATCAACCTGCTCCTGGACGCGGGCTGGCCCTTCGAGAAAAAGGATCCCGGCCGATTCAGCCTTGAGGCCAGGGAGGAACGCTCCGAGGGGGCCTGGGAGGTGACCGTGCTGGCCATGGACCGCCCCGGTCTTTTTTCCGATATCGCGGGGGTGCTCGCTCTGAACGGCATCAACATCCTGAGCGCCCACATCTACACCTGGGAGGACGGTACTGCGGTCGACATCTTCCGTGTCACCCCGCCCCTCGATCCCCTGCGCCAGACCCAGGCCTGGGAAAGGGTGAGACGGGACCTCAAGGAAACCTTTGAAGGCCGCCTCCACCTTTCCGAGCGCCTCAAGGAAAAGGGGCGTTCTTCATTTCTCCGCTCCCCCCGGACCTCCCTCAAGAAACCCCAGGTCATCATCGATAACGAGGCCTCGGACTTCTTCACGTTGATCGAGGTCTTCGCCGACGACCGGATCGGCCTTCTCCATGACATCACGAGGAGGCTCTTTGAATTAGGCATCACCATCCGTATCGCCAAGGTTGCGACCAAGGTGGACCAGGTGGCGGACATCTTCTACGTGAGGGACCAAGAGGGAAGAAAGCTGACCGAGAAGGAGAGGGTGGAGGAAATCCGCTCGGCCCTCTTGGAAGTGATTTCCTCCGGCCAGAGCCTCGATATCCTCCTTGACGGCTCTCAAAAAAGTTAA